The window TCAAATCAAGCCCATACCTTATAACTTTTTGGACTGACGGGATGCTTGCAGTTCCAATTTCCAGCCCAAAAAACACTATGTAAAATGCAAAGGCTATTACTAAGCATCCTATCAGAAACTTTGCTAAGCTTTTATTTTGCATAACCCTTTCTCCTTTCTTTTTAGAAGGTTAAGAAAAACATGTAGAAAATCTAATATATACTCAGACAAATACTCATTCAGTAAAATTATAATCTTCTACTTGATAAAAAGTCAACAAACAAAATTTAATAATCTTTTATCTTTTTATACTCATTGCTAAGCTCTATATACTCCTTTGCAGAAATTGCAATCTTTTCAATCTCCTCTGGAGTGAGCTCTCTTATCACTTTAGCAGGTCTGCCAAACACAAGGGTATTTGGCGGGATAACCATGTTTTGAGTTATAAGACTTCCTGCTCCAATCAAGCAATTGTCTCCTATTATGCTTCCATTCATAATGATAGTCCCCATTCCAATTAAAACGTTGTTGCCTATCTCACAACCATGAAGAACCACATTGTGACCAACTGTAACATTGTCGCCTATTATAACAGAGCAGCAGTGATCTGTGTGAATTGTCGTAAGGTCCTGTATATTTGTATTCTTTCCAATTATAATTCTATTCTCTTCACACCTTAAAACACAACCAAACCATACACTTGAATTTTCTCCAATTTCGACATCGCCTATGATAACCGCATTTTCTGCAACAAAAGCAGAACTCGCAATTTTGGGTGTTTTGCCTTTATAAGTAATTATCATTTTAGATTCTTATCCCCTTTTCCATAAGATAAAGATTTATAGCTATTGCATTTTCCACCCTCTTTCTTTCGAGTTCGCAACCAACAATGTAAGATTTCTTCACATCACCGTTCATATTATAGTTTGCAGCAGCGCACCCACCACTGCAGTAAAACCTCGCCCAGCACTTTGAACATTCATCTTTTTCATACACTGTATTTTTCTTAAATTCCTCAACCAAATCAAGTCTTTTTATGCCTTCAAATACATTTCCTAATCTGAAACTTGGTTTGTCAACAAACTGGTGGCACGGGAATATATTACCCTCAGGGTCAACTGCTACATACTCAAACCCGGCACCGCACCCTGAAAGTCTTTTTGAAACACAAGGCCCACCTGTAAGGTCTATATTAAAATGGAAGAAGTTAAAACCTTCTCCTTTAAGTTTTGCATTTATATACTCCTCAGCCAACATATCATACTCTTCTTTTATCCGTTCGATATGACTCTCACGTATCGCCCAGGGACTGTTTTTCTCCAGCACAACAGGTTCAACCGAAATTTCTTTTATCCCAAGGCTGTATAAGTGTAAAACGTCCTTTGAAAAATCCAAGTTCTTTGCTGTAAATGTTCCTCTCACATAATAAGTTTTCCCATTTCTTTTTTGGATAAACCTCAAAATGTTGTTTGTGATTTTGCTATAAGTGCCATTGCCGTCCCTGTCAATCCTCATAAAGTCATTGACTTCAGGTCTTCCATCATGGCTGAGTACAACATTTTCCATGTTCTGGTTTAGATATTCAATTATATCGTCTGAAAGGTTTGTTGCATTTGTTGTCAGTGTAAAAGATATTTTCTTGTTATACTTCTTCTCTTCTTCTCTTGCATATTCAACAATCTTTTTTACCACATCAAAATTCAAAAGTGGCTCTCCACCAAAAAAATCAACCTCTAAGTTCTGTCTTGAACCAGAATTTTGAAGCAGAAAATCTATTGCCTTTTTGCCAACATCAAAGCTCATAAGTTTTCTCTCTTGTTTGAAACTACCACTTGATGCAAAACAGTACCTGCACCGAAGGTCACAGTCGTGAGCAACATGAAAGCACATTGCCTTTATAACCGGATTTCTTTTTTCAATCAAGTTCATCTCCTTATAAGTATCCTCAGAAAACAGAATCCCTTGTTCAATCAAGCTTTTTACTTCAAAAACTGCCTCAGCTATCTGCTGTTTATCAAAATCAAGTACATCTTCTACTCCATCAAAACTTCCATTTTCTTTGTAATACTTTATTACCTTATAAGCAACACTATCAACTGTGAAAATTGAACCTGACGCCACATCCACTACAATTTTGAGTCCGAATTTCTCAAACGTATGAACCATCTCTTCCTATTTGTCTTCCTCCTGCTTTATCACATTTTAAATTAAAAAAGTTTTGCGCAGGGCTGCCCTCAAAAAAATTTTTTTGACAGCCCACTCACAGAAGATTATTTTCTGTTTTTGCAAATTTGGTTTCCAACAGTACAAGATGTCTTGCAAGCTGACTGGCAGGATGCCTGGCACTCACCACAGCCGCCAGAAACAACTGTTTTTGAAAGAGCATTTTTTACAACAACCTTTATATGCTTCATAAAGACCCAAACCTCCTTTTTAAAGTATAAAACTTGTTCTTTTTTAGCAAAAATATGCGTTATACGCATAAACAACATATAGTATTTTACCACAAACTATTTTACAATACAATTTTGTCAAAAGAAAAAGGGCAAGGTTTTTCCCTCGCCCTTTATTTGGCAGTATTTTTTATCCTCTGTTTTTCTTTATCTCCTCTAAAATTTCGGGAGCCTTGCCCGCACAGCCAAGAACATTTCTAAGCTTGTGTTTTACCATCTCTTTTATTGCATCTCTGCCATCTTTGAGATACTGTCTTGGGTCAAAATGGTCAGGATGCTCATATAGGTGTTTTCTGATAGCTGCGGTCATTGCAAGTCTCAAGTCAGTGTCAATGTTAATCTTCCTCACACCAAGCTCTGCTGCTTTTCTGAGCATATCCTCTGGTACACCTTTTGCACCTGGAATATTTCCTCCATACTTGTTACACATCTCAACAAATTCAGGCAAGACTGTTGATGCACCATGAAGAACAATTGGAAAATCTTTTGGAAGCTTTTCAACAATCTTCTGAAGTCTTTCAAAATCAAGCCTTGGGTCGCCTTTGAATTTGTATGCCCCATGGCTTGTTCCAATTGCAACAGCTAAAGAGTCAACACCCGTTCTTTCAACAAACTCTGCCGCCTGGTCAGGGTCTGTAAAAGCCGCTTCATGCTCTGCAACCTTTACATTGTCCTCAATTCCGGCAAGCTTGCCAAGTTCTGCCTCCACCACAACCCCGCGTTCATGAGCATATTCAACAACCTTTTTTGTAAGAGCAATATTTTCCTCAAAAGGAAGCCTTGACCCGTCAATCATAACAGAAGTAAAGCCACCATCAATACAAGCTTTGCATATTTCAAAGTCCTCACCATGGTCAAGGTGAAGGGCTATCGGAAGATCTCCAGAATCTTCAAGTGCTGCTTCAACAAGCTTGATAAGATAGATGTGCTTTGCATACTTTCTTGCGCCAGCTGAAACCTGCAAAATAAGCGGTGCCTGTTCCTCCTTTGCAGCCTCAACAATTCCCTGGATAATCTCCATGTTGTTGACGTTAAATGCACCTATTGCGTACTTGCCTTCCGCCGCTTTTTTAAACATTTCTCTTGTGGTAACTAACGGCATTTTAAATTACCTCCTCAAAGTTTTTGTTTTAAATCTCAATATCCTTTCCATGAAGCTTTAGAAAGCTTATAAAGCTTTCTAAGCTTTTGTTGACAATAAGCTCAGGCGGAAATTCATATTCACACACAAGTTTCTGGGTAATTTCGCATCTGCCGATGTCTGTCTTATAGTGTGCATCTGAGCCCATGGCGATATACACACCATGTTTTTTGCACAGCTTTAAAATCTCTATGCAATTTTCCTTACTCTTTTCACGAACATAGAACGAAGAGTTGTTTATCTCAATTGCTTTTTTATATTCCTTTGCAGCAAGCACAACCTCTTCTTTGTCAATTTCATATAAGGGATTCCCCGGATGCCCTATACAATGTATATAAGGATTTTTGATAGCACCAATGAGTGCCCTGGTATGGTCAGAAACTGTCCCGCTCGGGATACAAACATCGTGCAGGCTTGCAATCACAAAATCAAGCCTTCTCAATGCCGCTTCCGGGATATCTATCTTGCCTTCATAGTCAACAATATTTGCCTCGCACCCTCTAAATACCATTATACCATTTATTTTTCTCGGTACAACAATTAGATTGTAAAAATATAAACTACTGCACGACCCTGGCATCTCAGGGCCGTGGTCAGTTATACATATCCCTTTTAAACCTTTTTTTTGTGCCTCAAGTACCATCTCTTCCAAGGTATTGTAAGCATGACCGCTTGCAATAGTATGACAGTGCGTCTCAACTTCCAAAAACATCTTCATCTCAGCTCGCATCAAAAATTTTTGTTAAATATTAATCTTTAATCTCTGCAAGTTTGTTCTTTAAAATATCAATCTTTTTCACAGGAGTTGGGTCATTTTGGTAAAGTGTTGCGAGATAAAGTGATACATAGTCGCCTAAGTAGATTAGAGAAAACATTCTTGCAAGTCTTGAATTTCCGATTGAGTATATATCATTTACACCAGACACAACACCCTTTATAAGGTCTTTTGTAATATCCATTCTGATTGCATTTCTCTTGTGGTCTTCTGTGTCATGGAGCATTACAATTTCAAAAAGTCCAAGAATATGTTTTGGCGACTCAGTTCCAACTATCTCGTTGTGGTTGAGTTCTGAAAACACATTGAAATATGCTGGTGACTTTGAATTTTCACAAATCTGACCCTTCCATCTCTCTGCAATGACCTCTGTGGTTCCACTAATGCCATATATGATTGGGAGCTTGTTCCAAAGTTTTAGTGTAAGTCTCTTTGCAAGGTTTTTCTCTTCCGGCACCTCTGGTTTATATCTTTCTCTTAGGTCACTCAAAACCTTTACTGTCTCTTCTATCTGGTCATCAACAGGTTCAATCAGACCAAGTTTGACAAATAGCATCAAGAGTGGAATGAATGAGTATCCAAGTGCAGCTCTTGGCTGAAGCCCGCTTGGAATTGTGATTACATCAAACCCATCTTTTTCGGCAAACTCTTTTAACTTTCCGCCTGTTGTGATTGTAATGATTTTTGCTCCTTTTGCCTTTGCATCCTGGTATGCAGAAAGCGTTTCTTCGGTATTACCTGAATAGCTGGACGCTATGACAAGAGTTTTAGAGTCTACATACGCAGGAAGTACATAGTCTCTGTTAACAATTACAGGAATTTTGCACTTGTCAAGGACAAATACTCTTAAAAGGTTCCCACCTATTGCTGAACCGCCAAGACCTGTAATCACAACCTTATCTATATCTTCTGCTTTTACATTCACGCTAATATTTTTGCCTATCTCATATGCTTTTTGAATTTGCTCAGGAAGATTATACACCGCTTCAAACATACCGCTTGGGTCGTTCTGTGCAATTGTCTCTAAATTATCAAGCATTTTCCCTGACTCCTTTCTATAAAATTTTCTATTTCATAATATAACAATTTTTCAGTTTTTTCAACTTCAAAACCACACAAAAAATAGGAAAGCACCACTTCTAAAGAAGTTTAAAACCTTCTTGTGGTGCTTCCCCATTCTATCCGCTTTTTACTCCTCTGGCACAACTGACGGGTCTATTAAGCTCCAGAAAGCAAATTTTGGCTGATAGTCCTTGTCAAACAAAAGTGGAAAATCACCTTTCAGCCATGAATAGTCATCTTTAAGCCCCCAGAACGAAACACTTGTCACCACATTTTTGTATTTTTTAAACACTTCAAAAAGGTCTTTTAACTTTCTTGCCTGCTGAATCAAAAGATATCTTTTTGTTTCTTCATCTATATCTTCACCAAATTCTTTTGAGATACTTATATCAATTTCTGTTATATGTACCTTAATACCAGGAATGCTGGTAAAAAGTTTTATGGTTTTTTCCACCTCCTCAACGCTTGGCCAGCTCACAGAGATATGGCACTGAAGACCAACGCCATGAATAGGTACTCCTTTTTCTTTTAAGTTTTTTATAAGCTTGTAAATGTATTCTCTCTTTATTGGATTTTCTGTACTGTAGTCATTATAAAAAAGCAGTGCGTTTGGGTCTGCTTGATGAGCGTAGATGAACGCTTTTTCGATATACTCTGGACCTAATATATTGAACCACTCGCTTCTTCTAAAACCGTCCGGCTGGTTTTCGTCAATGGCCTCATTTACAACATCCCAGGCATAAATTCTGCCCTTGTATCTTGAAACAATTGTCTGGATATACTTTTTTAGCCTCTCTAAAAGTATCTTTCTGTCTTTTTCGTTATTTGTAAGCTTTTCCCCTGTCTGAGGGTTTTCAAAAAACCAGCTTGGCGTTTGCTGATGCCACACAAGAGTGTGTCCACGAATAGCTATATTATTTTTCTTGCAAAAATTCAAATACTCATCAGCAATTGAAAAGTTAAAAGTTCCTTCATATGGTTCTATTGCTTCCGGCTTCATCTCATTTTCTGCTGTAATACTGTTAAAATGTCTCTTTATGAGTGCAATATCAACAGGATTTGTCAAAGCCTTGTAGGGTACAGCAACACCAACTTTAAAGTAGTTTTTGTATTTCTCACTTAAAGAAGGTAAATCTAAATCAGGCACAGCTGAATACCACCCATCATCTGAAATTGTGAAGTTGTCAAAATAATAATAGGAAATATCTGAAAGGGGTCTTATGAAAATCACAAAGTCTTTTATCTTTGAATCCAAAGAGGGCGTATAACTTGCAAATACTTCTGTCCACTTATTCTTTGGAACAGCTACTTTTTCAAGCACAATCTCTCTCGTGCTCTTCCCATTTTCCAGAAACCTAACGCCAACTGCCAAGTTTAAACTCTTTAAAATGGGCTGATATACATAAAAAGATATTGAATAGTTCTTACCCCTTTCAAATGTGCCTTTTACGGGCAAGATAACTGTTGTGTTTTGTCTTTTTGCAGTTTGCTGAAGTTTTATGCTATATGTACTTTGATAAGCTTTTTCTTTTGAAATGGATAATTTACATTTTTTGTCTTGAGAGATAAATCCTGCTATGTTTTTGTCTTCAAAGCTTTCAAATTTTATGAGATGAGAGCTGCCGGCAACTTTGAGTGTAAAAAGGTCAACGTAAAAATTTGTGGTTGAGGTTGGCACATATACCTTTAGCCAAACTTTTTTAATCCCTTTTAGCTCAGTCAAATTTAAACTTGCATCAAGTTTTTTCCAACTGTTTGGAATAATAACTTTTTCGCACAGCAGTTTATTTTCTTTTCCGCTTTTTGTCTCAATTTCGCTACTCACAACAAAACGCTGCAGCTTGCTGGACTTTTGATAAACATATAGAGTAATTATATATTCATTTGCATAATCTATAAGATTGGTTACATCAAGCAAAACTCCATCATCTATTTGCTTTCGGCCACTTGCAAGAAGTGAAAAGGTTCCTTCTGCTGCAGTTGTATTGTCAATCTTTAAAGTCATAGATTTGCCTGATGCTTTAAATGGCGTTGCAAATTTATTTTCAAAATTAAACTCCACAAAACTCTTTTTTGTTGCTCCGATGACTTTATCAATTTTAACACTATCTATCTCTGCAAAAGTTGTAAATAAAACTAAAACTATTAAAATTTTAACTGAAAACCTTTTCATTTTTCTATAAAAATCAGATTTCATATTTCACTTCCTCCTCATGCATACTCTGGAAAAGAAAGCATATCAGAGATTACCATTGCTATGCACCCCAAGACCACAGCTCTGTCTTTCAGTTTTGAAACCTCAATCTTAAGATTATAGAACTGGGCGATAAAAGACTTTTGATTAACTATCTCTCTCAATTTTTCCAAAAACAAATCACCAAAAAACGACGCTTTGTTTCCTATAATTACTATTTCAGGATTAAAAATGTTTACAAGATTCGCAATTCCTATTGCCATCTTTTCAGCAACCTCAAGTACAGCCATCCTGCAAACTCTGCTTCCATCCATTGCTGCTTGTATTATCTGAAAAGGAGTTATTTCATCTACATTTTCACAGCTTATATACCTATCCTCTGCTCCTTCTTTTACAAGTTTTTTGATAACACTCAAAAGAGCCCTCTCAGAGGCAAAGTTTTCAAGACAGCCGATGTTACCACAGCTGCAAACATCGTCCTGAAAGTTGATAGTTGTGTGTCCAACCTCACCTGCAAATCCTGCAGCGCCCCTGAAAAGCTTGTTATCAATAATAATCCCTGCTCCAAGGCCAATGCCAACACTTAAGTAAATCAAATCACTAACTTTTCCCCACTCGCCAAACCACTTTTCGCCCAGTGCGCCTGCATTTGCTTCATTGTCAATATAAACAGGGAGGTTGAACCTTTGCTGAACAATAGACTTTAAGTGAACATTTTTCCACTTCAAATTTGGAGCAATAAGTACTATCCCAGACTTCTTTTCCACAATACCTGGAACACCGATTCCTATACCTAAAATTCCTTTCGGTGTTTGTGGAGATTTATCTATTGCTTTTTCAATCAACTCAAAAAGAAGTTCAAAAAGTTTTTCCTTGTTTTCTCCCATTTTTATATCAGCATACTCTTCGAAAATAATCTCACCCACAAAGTTCGAAAGAATTATATGAATATAGTCAACACCTAAATCAATTCCAATGATTGAACCCACATCTTTATTTACCTGTAAAAGTACAGGTCTTCTTCCACCTTTGGACTTGCCATATCCTTTTTCTACTATATATCCTTCTTTTATGAGTTCATCGGTGAGGTTCGACACAGTTGCTTTATTTAAATCAACAAGCCTTGATATTTTCGCACGGGATATTATTTTATTGTCTAAAATTGTTTTTAAAACTAAAAGTTTATTTATTTGTTTTAGTAGTGTGTGGTTACCCATCCTGTCATTTTCCTTTGCTAATTTAAACTTTGCAAAATATTATACAACAAAAATAAGTTGTGGGAAAATGTTTTTTACCACAGAAACATTTCTTTATCCTTTTACGGCACCTGCCATCATACCCTTTATGATTTTATCTTGACCTAGGATATATGCAATCAGCATTGGCAAAAGCGACAATGTCAAGAATGCCATGATGGCTGGAATGTCTGAACCATATCTTGCCTGAAAATCCCAAATACCAAGTGGTAATGTTCTTTTATCTGGTGAACTTGTTAATACCAAAGCAAAAACAAACTCATTCCAAAGATATGTTCCATTGTATATACCAACTGTAATTAATGCAGGTCTTGATAGAGGAAGAAGAATATCAGAATACAATCTGAACATGGAACATCCATCTATTTTTGCTGCTTCTTCAAGTTCAACAGGAATTTCTCGCATAAACTCTGTCAGGATAAATATAGACATTGGTAAACTCAATGCTACGTAAGGTCCAATTAATGCAAATATAGTATCATACAATTTAATTTTATTAGTAAGAACATAAATTGGAATTAAAGTAACATGAATAGGAATTGCCATTCCTGCAATTATAAGAGAATACAAAATATTATTCAAAGAAAATTTCATTCTGGCAAATACATACGCTGCCATTGAAGATATAATAAGTATTAAAACTACTGAAATCGAAACTGCAATAATACTATTTTTGAGGTAATTGAAAAAACTACCGTGAATAACAGTTGAGTAATTTCCAACAGTAGGCTGTTTTGGTATTTGCCATGTATTACCTTCAAGTAGTTCTGATTGTGTTTTTATTGATGTAAAAAACATAAATAAAAATGGCACATCTGCTATTAATGTCCATATAGCTAAAAATATGAAATACCATTTTTTGGTTTCTTTTGCAGAACCCATTATAGTGTCGTACCTCCTTTTGGCACAAAGTTGTAATTTAAGTTTCTTTTTTCTTTGTTGCAAAATATGCTAATATTCCTGCTGTTGTAATTATTATGAACATTGCTGAGGCAATTGTACTGCCGTATCCCATCTTAAATGAGGCAAAAGCGTTTTTATACATATAAGTTGCCATAAGTTCTGTTGCGTTTGACGGTCCGCCCTCTGTCATAACATAAATCAAATCAAAATATTTAAGAGAACCAATCAAAGATAAAATACAAGCAGTCTTTATTGAGGGGGCTAAGAGAGGAAGTTCTATTTTCCAAAAATACTGACCTTGTGTTGCTCCATCTATTCTTGCTGCTTCGTAAAGTTCATGCGGAATATTAGAAATTGCAGCTATAAAGAATATCATATAAAAAGGTATATATTGCCAACATATAACAGCAACAACAGAGTAAAAAGCTACATTTGGGTCACCCAGCCAATCCTGATTTAAAAAGTCAAGATGTAAAAAGTTAAGTATTCCAGCTAAAAGCCCAAATGATGGATCATATATAT is drawn from Caldicellulosiruptor diazotrophicus and contains these coding sequences:
- a CDS encoding gamma carbonic anhydrase family protein, encoding MIITYKGKTPKIASSAFVAENAVIIGDVEIGENSSVWFGCVLRCEENRIIIGKNTNIQDLTTIHTDHCCSVIIGDNVTVGHNVVLHGCEIGNNVLIGMGTIIMNGSIIGDNCLIGAGSLITQNMVIPPNTLVFGRPAKVIRELTPEEIEKIAISAKEYIELSNEYKKIKDY
- the scfB gene encoding thioether cross-link-forming SCIFF peptide maturase; the protein is MVHTFEKFGLKIVVDVASGSIFTVDSVAYKVIKYYKENGSFDGVEDVLDFDKQQIAEAVFEVKSLIEQGILFSEDTYKEMNLIEKRNPVIKAMCFHVAHDCDLRCRYCFASSGSFKQERKLMSFDVGKKAIDFLLQNSGSRQNLEVDFFGGEPLLNFDVVKKIVEYAREEEKKYNKKISFTLTTNATNLSDDIIEYLNQNMENVVLSHDGRPEVNDFMRIDRDGNGTYSKITNNILRFIQKRNGKTYYVRGTFTAKNLDFSKDVLHLYSLGIKEISVEPVVLEKNSPWAIRESHIERIKEEYDMLAEEYINAKLKGEGFNFFHFNIDLTGGPCVSKRLSGCGAGFEYVAVDPEGNIFPCHQFVDKPSFRLGNVFEGIKRLDLVEEFKKNTVYEKDECSKCWARFYCSGGCAAANYNMNGDVKKSYIVGCELERKRVENAIAINLYLMEKGIRI
- the scfA gene encoding six-cysteine ranthipeptide SCIFF, whose protein sequence is MKHIKVVVKNALSKTVVSGGCGECQASCQSACKTSCTVGNQICKNRK
- the fba gene encoding class II fructose-1,6-bisphosphate aldolase, translated to MPLVTTREMFKKAAEGKYAIGAFNVNNMEIIQGIVEAAKEEQAPLILQVSAGARKYAKHIYLIKLVEAALEDSGDLPIALHLDHGEDFEICKACIDGGFTSVMIDGSRLPFEENIALTKKVVEYAHERGVVVEAELGKLAGIEDNVKVAEHEAAFTDPDQAAEFVERTGVDSLAVAIGTSHGAYKFKGDPRLDFERLQKIVEKLPKDFPIVLHGASTVLPEFVEMCNKYGGNIPGAKGVPEDMLRKAAELGVRKINIDTDLRLAMTAAIRKHLYEHPDHFDPRQYLKDGRDAIKEMVKHKLRNVLGCAGKAPEILEEIKKNRG
- a CDS encoding phosphatase — translated: MFLEVETHCHTIASGHAYNTLEEMVLEAQKKGLKGICITDHGPEMPGSCSSLYFYNLIVVPRKINGIMVFRGCEANIVDYEGKIDIPEAALRRLDFVIASLHDVCIPSGTVSDHTRALIGAIKNPYIHCIGHPGNPLYEIDKEEVVLAAKEYKKAIEINNSSFYVREKSKENCIEILKLCKKHGVYIAMGSDAHYKTDIGRCEITQKLVCEYEFPPELIVNKSLESFISFLKLHGKDIEI
- a CDS encoding bifunctional phosphoglucose/phosphomannose isomerase, which encodes MLDNLETIAQNDPSGMFEAVYNLPEQIQKAYEIGKNISVNVKAEDIDKVVITGLGGSAIGGNLLRVFVLDKCKIPVIVNRDYVLPAYVDSKTLVIASSYSGNTEETLSAYQDAKAKGAKIITITTGGKLKEFAEKDGFDVITIPSGLQPRAALGYSFIPLLMLFVKLGLIEPVDDQIEETVKVLSDLRERYKPEVPEEKNLAKRLTLKLWNKLPIIYGISGTTEVIAERWKGQICENSKSPAYFNVFSELNHNEIVGTESPKHILGLFEIVMLHDTEDHKRNAIRMDITKDLIKGVVSGVNDIYSIGNSRLARMFSLIYLGDYVSLYLATLYQNDPTPVKKIDILKNKLAEIKD
- a CDS encoding endo-1,4-beta-xylanase — protein: MKSDFYRKMKRFSVKILIVLVLFTTFAEIDSVKIDKVIGATKKSFVEFNFENKFATPFKASGKSMTLKIDNTTAAEGTFSLLASGRKQIDDGVLLDVTNLIDYANEYIITLYVYQKSSKLQRFVVSSEIETKSGKENKLLCEKVIIPNSWKKLDASLNLTELKGIKKVWLKVYVPTSTTNFYVDLFTLKVAGSSHLIKFESFEDKNIAGFISQDKKCKLSISKEKAYQSTYSIKLQQTAKRQNTTVILPVKGTFERGKNYSISFYVYQPILKSLNLAVGVRFLENGKSTREIVLEKVAVPKNKWTEVFASYTPSLDSKIKDFVIFIRPLSDISYYYFDNFTISDDGWYSAVPDLDLPSLSEKYKNYFKVGVAVPYKALTNPVDIALIKRHFNSITAENEMKPEAIEPYEGTFNFSIADEYLNFCKKNNIAIRGHTLVWHQQTPSWFFENPQTGEKLTNNEKDRKILLERLKKYIQTIVSRYKGRIYAWDVVNEAIDENQPDGFRRSEWFNILGPEYIEKAFIYAHQADPNALLFYNDYSTENPIKREYIYKLIKNLKEKGVPIHGVGLQCHISVSWPSVEEVEKTIKLFTSIPGIKVHITEIDISISKEFGEDIDEETKRYLLIQQARKLKDLFEVFKKYKNVVTSVSFWGLKDDYSWLKGDFPLLFDKDYQPKFAFWSLIDPSVVPEE
- a CDS encoding ROK family transcriptional regulator; this translates as MGNHTLLKQINKLLVLKTILDNKIISRAKISRLVDLNKATVSNLTDELIKEGYIVEKGYGKSKGGRRPVLLQVNKDVGSIIGIDLGVDYIHIILSNFVGEIIFEEYADIKMGENKEKLFELLFELIEKAIDKSPQTPKGILGIGIGVPGIVEKKSGIVLIAPNLKWKNVHLKSIVQQRFNLPVYIDNEANAGALGEKWFGEWGKVSDLIYLSVGIGLGAGIIIDNKLFRGAAGFAGEVGHTTINFQDDVCSCGNIGCLENFASERALLSVIKKLVKEGAEDRYISCENVDEITPFQIIQAAMDGSRVCRMAVLEVAEKMAIGIANLVNIFNPEIVIIGNKASFFGDLFLEKLREIVNQKSFIAQFYNLKIEVSKLKDRAVVLGCIAMVISDMLSFPEYA
- a CDS encoding carbohydrate ABC transporter permease, with the translated sequence MGSAKETKKWYFIFLAIWTLIADVPFLFMFFTSIKTQSELLEGNTWQIPKQPTVGNYSTVIHGSFFNYLKNSIIAVSISVVLILIISSMAAYVFARMKFSLNNILYSLIIAGMAIPIHVTLIPIYVLTNKIKLYDTIFALIGPYVALSLPMSIFILTEFMREIPVELEEAAKIDGCSMFRLYSDILLPLSRPALITVGIYNGTYLWNEFVFALVLTSSPDKRTLPLGIWDFQARYGSDIPAIMAFLTLSLLPMLIAYILGQDKIIKGMMAGAVKG
- a CDS encoding carbohydrate ABC transporter permease; this encodes MPRDKASKLMQNLGILLFLAPALILIGVYIIWPIIMSFNLSMYEWDGVSPQKLYLGFKNWIDLIHDSIFWHAFGNNIKFIFLSIIIEMPISILIAVMLDRGGKKFDAFKSLFYLPMLMSSVAIGVLFKYIYDPSFGLLAGILNFLHLDFLNQDWLGDPNVAFYSVVAVICWQYIPFYMIFFIAAISNIPHELYEAARIDGATQGQYFWKIELPLLAPSIKTACILSLIGSLKYFDLIYVMTEGGPSNATELMATYMYKNAFASFKMGYGSTIASAMFIIITTAGILAYFATKKKET